A window of the Podospora bellae-mahoneyi strain CBS 112042 chromosome 6, whole genome shotgun sequence genome harbors these coding sequences:
- the rio2 gene encoding Serine/threonine-protein kinase rio2 (BUSCO:EOG09262KVB; COG:T; EggNog:ENOG503NX5X) codes for MKLDTRAMRHLTAEDWKVLAAVEQGSKNHELVPVPIIERFSRLKGGSSLVSKCISTLAKTSLIAKMKEAKYDGYRLTYGGLDYLALHTHSQKKHIYSVGTRVGVGKESDIMLVADHTGAQQILKIHRLGRISFRTVKTNRDYLKKNASGSWMYLSTLAARKEYAFLSALHSAGIPVPTPIAHSRHTIVMSLVDAPPLRQISSVPDPAALYASLIELYLRLAKHGLIHGDYNEFNILIREDISINPETGTEKITLVPVVIDFPQMISMEHVNAEMYFDRDINCIKIFFERRFHFKPTTPGPFYKDVKKTVGRDGFERLDATLEASGITKKMAKDLEAAIRQHEEEKLQNPEAFEPSEDEEDDDEDEDEEEKEGEEANTDEKEKEEQPSIVIGFQSPSESGAEQGMEKLSINNKM; via the exons ATGAAGTTGGACACACGGGCTATGCGCCATCTGACGGCGGAGGACTGGAAGGTCCTCGCAGCT gtCGAACAAGGCTCCAAAAACCACGAActcgtccccgtccccatcATCGAGCGCTTCTCCCGCCTCAAAGGCggctcctccctcgtctccaaatgcatctccaccctcgccaaaacctccctcatcgccaaGATGAAAGAAGCCAAATACGACGGCTACCGCCTCACTTACGGCGGCCTAGACTACCTAGCCCTCCACACCCACTCCCAAAAAAAGCACATCTACTCCGTCGGCACCCGCGTAGGCGTCGGCAAAGAATCCGACATCATGCTCGTAGCCGACCACACCGGCGCTCAGCAAATCCTCAAAATCCACCGCCTCGGCCGCATCTCCTTCCGCACCGTAAAAACCAATAGAGACTACCTCAAAAAGAACGCCTCCGGCTCCTGGATgtacctctccaccctcgccgcccgcaAAGAATACGCtttcctctccgccctccacTCCGCCGGCATCCCCGTGCCCACCCCCATCGCCCACTCCCGCCACACAATCGTCATGTCTCTCGTCGACgcgccccccctccgccaaatCTCCTCCGTCCCCGACCCGGCAGCCCTCTACGCCTCGCTCATAGAACTCTACCTCCGCCTGGCTAAGCACGGCCTCATCCACGGCGACTACAACGAgttcaacatcctcatccggGAAGACATCTCCATCAACCCGGAAACGGGAACCGAAAAAATCACGCTTGTCCCTGTCGTCATCGACTTTCCGCAGATGATATCTATGGAGCATGTGAATGCGGAAATGTACTTTGACCGCGACATCAACTGCATCAAGATCTTTTTCGAGCGCCGATTTCACTTCAAGCCCACCACTCCGGGCCCTTTTTACAAGGATGTCAAAAAGACGGTTGGAAGAGACGGGTTTGAGAGGTTAGACGCCACGCTGGAGGCGTCGGGTATCACAAAGAAGATGGCCAAGGACCTCGAGGCGGCTATCAGGCAgcacgaggaggagaagctgcagAATCCAGAGGCGTTCGAGCCAtcagaggacgaggaagatgatgacgaggatgaggacgaagaagagaaggagggagaagaggcgaACACAGatgagaaagagaaggaagaACAACCATCAATAGTCATCGGGTTTCAATCTCCGTCAGAATCAGGAGCTGAACAAGGGATGGAGAAACTGAGCATAAATAACAAGATGTAA